Proteins from one Rosa chinensis cultivar Old Blush chromosome 7, RchiOBHm-V2, whole genome shotgun sequence genomic window:
- the LOC112180327 gene encoding uncharacterized protein LOC112180327 produces the protein MPGPGPHLMYAMGSGVALTTLTNGRFSPHHTLIYTVNAFFGPDIGSFTEWLASLVGGFGFDFGSELADAIHHPFYYVIILGLPLCILYSWLSRIFLLNRVLDSFPPVPLTKLQCILLVSAGSLSHFFLDHLFEENGHSGTYTWILSTGWWEGRAPINPDAVVVVGLLCIGLIGGFIYINRVKPPKSVNKYSSNESFQLIIIIASLYCLWCTSQVYLVNPRRPAVGEEADLGVLVFLATYLFFPHFLCILSMHPRGHEGLLLPK, from the exons ATGCCGGGCCCCGGTCCGCACCTGATGTACGCCATGGGTTCGGGTGTGGCTCTGACCACTCTCACCAACGGCAGGTTCAGCCCCCACCACACCCTGATCTATACCGTCAACGCCTTCTTCGGCCCCGACATCGGATCCTTCACCGAATGGCTGGCCTCCCTCGTCGGCGGCTTCGGCTTCGACTTCGGCTCCGAGCTCGCTGACGCCATCCACCACCCCTTCTACTACGTCATCATTCTTGGCCTCCCTCTTTGTATTCTCTACTCCTGGCTCTCCAGAATCTTCCTCCTCAATAGGGTCCTCGACTCCTTCCCTCCG GTTCCCCTAACAAAGTTGCAGTGCATCTTGTTGGTGTCAGCCGGTTCTTTGTCACATTTTTTCCTCGATCACTTGTTCGAG GAAAATGGGCATTCTGGTACGTATACATGGATTTTGAGCACTGGTTGGTGGGAGGGCCGCGCACCTATTAATCCAGATGCTGTTGTTGTCGTCGGCCTTTTATGCATTGGCTTAATTGGTGGCTTTATTTACATCAACAG AGTTAAGCCTCCCAAGTCTGTTAacaaatattcatcaaatgAATCATTCCAACTAATCATCATCATAGCAAGCCTGTACTGCTTATGGTGCACAAGCCAAGTATACTTGGTTAATCCTCGTCGGCCAGCAGTTGGTGAAGAAGCTGACCTTGGAGTTCTCGTGTTTCTAGCCACTTATCTCTTTTTCCCTCATTTTTTGTGTATATTGTCCATGCACCCAAGAGGTCATGAGGGGTTACTGCTTCCAAAataa
- the LOC112180652 gene encoding probable alpha,alpha-trehalose-phosphate synthase [UDP-forming] 9, whose product MFSRSCISLLELASGDMLNFPQTPRNLPRVMTIEGIIPDVKNSDGSNNEDTYVVPSECREKKIIVANFLPLHAQKDVKSGRWCFSFDEDPILLQLKDGFSSDDVVMYVGSLKVDIDASEQEEVSQKLLEEFNCVPTFLPPELHKKYYHGFCKQYLWPLFHYMLPMCLDHSNRFDRLLWQAYVSANKIYADKVMEVINPENDYVWVHDYHLMILPTFLRRRFTRVKLGFFLHSPFPSSEIYRTLPVRDEILRALLNVDLIGFHTFDYARHFLSCCSRMLGLDYESKRGYIGLEYFGRTVYVKILPVGIHMGRLQSALNHPSSSMKAKEIQEQFKGKKLIVGVDDMDIFKGISLKLLAMEQLLQQHPELRGKVVLVQIVNPARSTGKDVQEAKKETYSTTRRINEVFGFPGYEPVVLIDRNVPFHEKTAYYSLAECCIVNAVRDGMNLIPYKYIICRQGTPNMDKALGIPLDSPHTSTLVISEFIGCSPSLSGAIRVNPWNIEAVADALNVAITMPDLEKQLRHEKHYRYVSSHDVAYWARSFVQDLERACKDHYRKRCWGIGFGLQFRILSLSPSFRKLSIDHILSAYKRTNRRAIFLDYDGTIMPETSIVKTPSPEVISVLNNLCSDPKNTVFIVSGRGQDSLSEWFSQCENLGIAAEHGYFIRWSRKSNWETSSLAIDLDWKRIAEPVMSLYTEATDGSYIESKESALVWHHQDADPDFGSCQAKEMLDHLENVLANEPVVVKRGQHIVEVKPQGVTKGLVAEKVLSMMIGTGKAPDFVLCIGDDRSDEDMFESISSTAYSSCQNVPPEIFACTVGQKPSKARYYLDDTVDVMTLLHGLTTDSSLKSRCNAEFDQVSFEHIY is encoded by the exons ATGTTCTCAAGATCTTGCATAAGTTTGTTAGAGTTGGCGTCTGGGGACATGTTAAATTTCCCTCAGACTCCTAGAAACCTTCCAAGAGTAATGACTATTGAAGGAATAATTCCTGATGTCAAAAATAGTGATGGGAGTAATAATGAAGATACATACGTTGTCCCCTCTGAATGCCGTGAGAAAAAAATCATAGTGGCAAATTTTCTTCCTTTACATGCTCAGAAGGATGTGAAATCTGGAAGATGGTGCTTCAGTTTTGATGAGGATCCAATCTTGCTGCAGCTGAAAGATGGTTTCTCATCTGATGATGTGGTTATGTATGTAGGGTCTCTGAAGGTTGACATAGATGCAAGTGAACAAGAAGAAGTTTCCCAGAAACTTCTAGAGGAATTTAATTGCGTGCCAACGTTCCTTCCTCCTGAGCTTCATAAGAAGTACTATCATGGGTTTTGTAAGCAATATTTGTGGCCACTTTTTCACTACATGCTTCCCATGTGCCTGGACCACAGCAATCGCTTTGACAGGCTACTGTGGCAGGCTTATGTTTCTGCTAACAAGATATATGCCGATAAAGTCATGGAGGTGATTAATCCTGAAAATGATTATGTTTGGGTTCATGACTATCACCTTATGATTCTTCCCACTTTTTTAAGAAGGCGTTTTACGCGAGTTAAGCTTGGGTTTTTTCTACATAGTCCCTTCCCCTCCTCAGAAATCTACAGGACTTTGCCTGTCAGAGATGAAATACTGAGAGCCCTGCTAAATGTAGATTTGATTGGTTTTCATACATTTGATTATGCTCGCCACTTTCTATCTTGCTGCAGTAGAATGCTTGGCCTTGATTATGAATCAAAGCGAGGTTACATTGGACTCGAATATTTTGGCCGCACAGTGTACGTTAAGATTCTGCCAGTAGGGATACACATGGGTCGACTTCAATCTGCTTTAAATCATCCCTCTTCTTCCATGAAGGCCAAAGAGATTCAGGAACAGTTTAAGGGGAAGAAGCTTATTGTTGGCGTGGATGACATGGACATATTCAAAGGGATCAGCCTAAAATTATTGGCCATGGAACAACTTCTGCAGCAGCACCCAGAGTTGAGGGGCAAGGTAGTCCTGGTTCAAATTGTAAACCCTGCAAGGAGCACCGGGAAAGATGTTCAGGAAGCAAAAAAGGAAACATATTCGACGACCAGGAGGATAAATGAAGTTTTCGGCTTTCCAGGCTATGAACCAGTTGTTTTGATTGATCGCAACGTTCCTTTCCATGAGAAGACTGCCTATTACTCATTGGCGGAATGCTGCATTGTCAATGCTGTAAGGGATGGCATGAACCTAATCCCTTACAAGTATATTATTTGCAGGCAAGGGACTCCAAATATGGATAAAGctttaggaattcccttggatTCCCCTCATACAAGTACACTTGTTATTTCAGAGTTCATAGGTTGCTCACCATCTTTGAGTGGAGCGATAAGGGTGAACCCCTGGAACATTGAAGCTGTGGCTGATGCACTAAATGTGGCGATCACAATGCCTGATTTAGAAAAGCAGCTGCGGCATGAGAAACATTACAGGTATGTGAGCTCTCATGATGTGGCTTATTGGGCGCGCAGTTTTGTACAGGACTTGGAGCGAGCTTGCAAGGATCACTACAGAAAACGGTGTTggggaattggttttggtctgCAGTTTAGAATCTTGTCTCTTTCTCCAAGTTTTAGGAAGCTTTCCATTGACCATATCCTCTCTGCATATAAAAGGACAAATCGAAGGGCAATCTTCTTGGATTATGATGGAACAATAATGCCTGAAACTTCCATTGTTAAGACGCCAAGTCCTGAAGTCATTTCTGTTCTGAACAACCTTTGCAGTGATCCCAAGAACACTGTGTTTATAGTTAGTGGTAGGGGTCAAGACTCTCTTAGCGAATGGTTTTCTCAGTGTGAGAATCTTGGCATAGCAGCGGAGCATGGATACTTCATAAG ATGGAGTAGGAAGTCCAATTGGGAAACGAGTTCCTTAGCAATAGATTTGGACTGGAAAAGAATTGCAGAACCTGTGATGAGTTTATACACAGAGGCAACCGATGGCTCCTACATAGAGAGCAAGGAGAGTGCCTTAGTATGGCACCATCAAGATGCTGATCCTGATTTTGGGTCCTGCCAGGCCAAGGAGATGTTGGATCATCTTGAAAATGTCCTTGCGAACGAGCCTGTAGTTGTTAAAAGGGGACAACATATTGTCGAAGTAAAGCCACAG GGAGTTACTAAAGGCTTGGTTGCAGAGAAAGTTCTCTCCATGATGATTGGTACAGGGAAAGCACCGGATTTTGTTTTGTGCATTGGGGATGATAGATCTGATGAGGACATGTTTGAAAGCATTTCGAGCACAGCCTATAGTTCATGTCAAAATGTACCTCCTGAGATCTTTGCATGCACTGTTGGCCAAAAACCAAGTAAAGCTAGGTACTACCTAGACGATACAGTTGATGTCATGACATTGCTTCACGGCCTCACTACTGATTCAAGTCTCAAGTCAAGGTGTAATGCAGAATTCGATCAAGTCTCTTTCGAGCATATTTACTGA
- the LOC112180653 gene encoding protein NUCLEAR FUSION DEFECTIVE 2, translated as MVPRGFTVITIFVFAIVPHIQGFAISEQDGKISMRSSPFETALVTLQRQIGYNFQKISLLRRAMTHASFSEENNKALSILGGNIIDTSASLRLLKKNIEISSKEMNRRISEISKVESSCAADGLQLGLHKVVRVSPKTNSSAPAVVCGAFRAIFGAIALDVGKSDDAGSIFWAVHGGEVGGVMAI; from the exons ATGGTTCCTCGTGGTTTCACTGTGATCACCATCTTCGTCTTCGCAATCGTTCCTCATATTCAG GGTTTCGCAATCAGTGAACAAGATGGGAAAATCTCCATGCGATCATCGCCGTTTGAAACCGCCCTCGTAACCCTTCAGAGGCAAATTGG CTATAATTTCCAAAAAATTAGTCTCCTTCGGCGTGCAATGACTCATGCCTCATTCTCTGAAGAGAACAACAAGGCACTGAGCATTTTGGGCGGCAATATCatagacacttctgcctctctACGActacttaaaaaaaatattgagatTTCTTCCAAAGAAATGAACCGTCGCATATCAGAGATCTCCAAGGTTGAATCTTCCTGTGCTGCTGATGGGTTGCAATTGGGGTTGCATAAGGTGGTTAGAGTCTCTCCCAAGACTAACTCTTCAGCTCCAGCGGTGGTTTGTGGGGCTTTCAGAGCAATCTTTGGTGCTATTGCTTTAGATGTTGGGAAGTCTGATGATGCTGGAAGCATTTTCTGGGCTGTTCATGGTGGTGAAgttggaggagttatggccatTTAA
- the LOC112176777 gene encoding uncharacterized protein LOC112176777: MDMDDLESIGHNRNSSRCCFCIPSSSRWWDRVRNDDGWWSRGKRAIYKVREWSEIVAGPKWKTFIRRFNRSKSGGGSGGGRHGKFQYDPLSYALNFDEGPVAEEEDESGGFRDFSARFAPVKSSDPVQLGKDVAVHA, translated from the coding sequence ATGGACATGGACGACTTGGAGTCAATAGGCCATAATAGGAACAGCTCGCGCTGTTGCTTTTGCATCCCTTCGTCGTCGCGGTGGTGGGACCGGGTTCGGAACGACGACGGATGGTGGTCCAGAGGCAAGAGGGCCATTTACAAGGTCAGGGAGTGGTCCGAGATCGTCGCCGGTCCCAAGTGGAAGACTTTCATCCGGCGGTTCAATCGTAGCAAGAGCGGCGGCGGAAGCGGCGGAGGTAGGCACGGCAAGTTTCAGTACGATCCGTTGAGTTACGCTTTGAACTTCGACGAGGGCCcggtggcggaggaggaggacgagTCGGGAGGGTTTCGCGATTTCTCGGCCCGGTTCGCTCCGGTGAAGAGCTCGGACCCGGTTCAGTTGGGGAAGGACGTTGCGGTTCATGCGTGA
- the LOC112176776 gene encoding RNA-dependent RNA polymerase 2: MGAAAEAERPTVRVTNIPCTITAKDLLTFLESTLGPDSIFAIEIASDHKNWKSRGFGRIQFTTLSHKGRAQSLSSSADLVFKSHNLRLFDTNDDIIPRPLDPKHRLDDTLLHAGFVVNDETMSVLESWEGVRAWVMPERRRVEFWVRRGGDCFKMEVAFENIVESVGCCLGGDKVNALLLKLKFGPKIFRKVSGPNVASKFGTDRYHFCKEDFDYLWVRTTDFSETKSIGHSTSFCWEIQEDFLVAGLFMKFPSFRKDVVDLMFEDGDGYLSVSETVPLVKCEADSELPYEILFQLNALVHAQKISLAAAECDLIEFFGGLSMDTANVLLQKLQMLKTTCYDPLSYVKVQLQLLEGNSKKRLSPHQRLMEHNVMSCHRALITPSKIYCLGPELEKSNYVVKNFAQYASDFMRVTFVEEDWSKLPVNALSTSIEQGFFAKPFRTGIYQRILSILRDGIVIGDKRFEFLAFSASQLRSNSVWMFASNDSVKAEDIRKWMGCFHKIRSVSKCAARMGQLFSSSTQTLVVPQQDVELIPDIETSSDGVSYCFSDGIGKISLSFARQVAQKCGLNHTPSAFQIRYGGYKGVIAIDRNSFRKLSLRSSMLKFESNNRMLNVTKWSSSMPCFLNREIITLMSTLGVEDEAFEALQQAQLDLLGRMRKERNVALTALEKLSGADSNNILVKMLLQGYEPNLEPYLSMMLQAHYEHHLTDLKSRCRIYVPKGRILVGCLDETGSLNYGQVYVRITMTKAEQEMGHQNFFQRVDEATCIVTGKVVVTKNPCLHPGDIRVLEAVYDVGLEEKNMVDCLVFPQKGERPHPNECSGGDLDGDLFFISWDKSLVPPHTVPPMDYSARRPRNMDHDVTLEEIQKFFVDYMINDNLGAISTAHLVHSDHEPEKARSKKCLELADLHSMAVDFAKTGAPAEMSWILKPREFPDFMERVDKPMYISDGALGKLYRAILSSVVQEQTTVVWSEQMAQTAYDRELEAQGFESFLDIAESHRDKYKEKMRSLMNYYEAATEDEILTGNLRNRAAYLQRDNRRYFDLKDRILLSLKTLQKEAKGWFESSCKVSEQQQLASAWYHVTYNSSYFQKDMNCLSFPWIVGDILVNIKSLNSRRNRTVTSA, encoded by the exons ATGGGCGCGGCGGCGGAGGCGGAGAGGCCTACCGTCCGAGTCACCAACATCCCCTGCACCATCACCGCCAAAGACCTCCTCACCTTCCTCGAGTCCACTCTGGGGCCCGACTCCATCTTCGCCATCGAAATCGCCAGCGACCACAAGAACTGGAAATCCCGCGGCTTCGGCCGCATCCAGTTCACCACCCTATCCCACAAAGGCAGAGCTCAgtctctctcctcctccgctGACCTCGTCTTCAAGTCCCACAACCTCCGCCTCTTCGACACCAACGATGACATCATCCCCCGGCCGCTGGACCCCAAGCACCGGCTCGACGACACCCTTTTGCACGCCGGGTTTGTCGTCAACGACGAGACCATGAGCGTGCTGGAGTCGTGGGAGGGCGTCCGGGCTTGGGTCATGCCCGAGAGGCGGCGGGTCGAGTTTTGGGTCCGGCGGGGCGGTGACTGTTTCAAGATGGAGGTTGCGTTTGAGAATATCGTGGAGTCTGTTGGGTGCTGTTTGGGCGGGGATAAAGTTAATGCTCTGCTTTTGAAG CTCAAGTTTGGCCCAAAGATTTTTCGGAAAGTATCAGGACCTAATGTAGCTTCCAAGTTTGGTACTGATCGGTATCACTTTTGCAAGGAAGACTTTGATTATCTGTGGGTGAGGACTACGGATTTTTCTGAGACGAAGTCGATTGGCCATTCGACTTCGTTTTGCTGGGAGATTCAGGAGGACTTTTTGGTGGCAGGTCTTTTTATGAAGTTTCCGAGCTTTAGGAAAGATGTGGTGGATCTCATGTTTGAGGATGGTGATGGGTATCTTTCGGTTTCTGAGACAGTTCCGCTTGTGAAATGTGAAGCAGATTCAGAGTTACCTTATGAGATTCTTTTCCAGCTTAATGCACTTGTTCATGCTCAGAAGATTAGCCTTGCTGCAGCGGAGTGTGATCTGATTGAGTTCTTTGGTGGTTTGAGTATGGACACTGCTAATGTGCTTCTTCAGAAGCTGCAGATGCTCAAGACCACTTGTTATGACCCTCTATCATATGTAAAGGTGCAGTTGCAACTCTTAGAGGGGAACTCTAAGAAACGTCTCTCCCCCCATCAAAGATTAATGGAGCATAACGTTATGAGTTGTCATAGAGCCTTGATTACCCCATCAAAGATTTACTGCTTGGGTCCTGAGCTTGAAAAATCAAACTATGTTGTGAAGAACTTTGCTCAATATGCTTCAGATTTTATGAGGGTTACATTTGTTGAAGAGGATTGGAGCAAGCTTCCAGTAAATGCTCTCTCCACAAGTATTGAACAAGGTTTCTTTGCAAAACCTTTTAGAACTGGAATATATCAGCGGATATTGTCTATTCTTCGAGATGGAATTGTGATTGGAGATAAAAGATTTGAGTTTCTGGCTTTCTCGGCGAGTCAACTCCGATCAAATTCTGTTTGGATGTTTGCTTCAAATGACAGTGTAAAGGCAGAAGATATTAGAAAATGGATGGGTTGCTTCCACAAGATCCGCAGTGTATCTAAATGTGCAGCTAGGATGGGTCAGCTATTCAGTTCTTCAACGCAAACTCTTGTTGTTCCTCAACAGGATGTGGAGCTCATTCCTGACATTGAGACTTCTTCTGATGGTGTGAGTTACTGCTTCTCTGATGGTATTGGAAAGATTTCCTTATCTTTTGCCAGGCAAGTTGCTCAAAAGTGTGGACTGAATCACACTCCTTCGGCATTCCAAATTCGATATGGTGGATATAAAGGGGTGATAGCCATTGACCGTAATTCTTTCCGGAAGCTGTCTCTACGTAGTAGTATGCTCAAATTTGAGTCGAACAACAGAATGCTTAATGTCACTAAATGGAGTTCCTCCATGCCCTGCTTTCTGAATCGAGAAATTATAACCCTCATGTCTACGCTAGGGGTAGAGGATGAAGCATTTGAAGCATTGCAACAGGCGCAATTGGATCTGTTAGGAAGGATGCGGAAAGAAAGAAATGTAGCACTAACTGCCCTAGAGAAACTAAGCGGTGCTGATTCCAATAACATTCTTGTTAAGATGTTGCTCCAAGGTTATGAGCCTAATCTGGAACCTTATCTCTCAATGATGCTTCAAGCACACTATGAGCACCACTTGACTGATTTAAAGAGTAGGTGCCGCATATATGTCCCAAaaggaagaatcctggttgggTGCTTGGATGAAACTGGTAGTTTAAACTATGGCCAAGTTTATGTTCGAATAACCATGACCAAAGCAGAGCAAGAAATGGGGCATCAGAATTTCTTCCAGAGGGTGGATGAGGCAACATGTATAGTAACAGGGAAGGTGGTTGTCACCAAAAATCCTTGTCTTCATCCTGGAGACATCAGGGTACTTGAGGCTGTCTATGATGTGGGACTAGAGGAGAAGAATATGGTGGATTGCCTTGTATTTCCCCAGAAAGGAGAAAG GCCTCATCCAAATGAATGCTCCGGGGGTGATCTGGACGGAGATTTGTTTTTTATAAGTTGGGATAAAAGTCTTGTTCCTCCTCATACTGTACCTCCGATGGACTACTCTGCACGGAGACCTCGCAATATGGATCACGATGTGACTTTAGAG GAAATTCAAAAGTTCTTTGTGGATTACATGATAAATGATAATTTGGGTGCCATCTCTACTGCACATCTAGTTCATTCTGACCACGAACCAGAAAAAGCCCGGAGTAAAAAATGCCTGGAGTTGGCAGACCTGCACTCCATGGCTGTTGACTTTGCCAAAACTGGTGCACCAGCTGAAATGTCCTGGATTTTAAAACCAAGAGAATTTCCGGATTTCATGGAAAGGGTGGACAAACCGATGTACATCTCCGATGGGGCATTAGGAAAGCTATACCGTGCAATTCTTAGCTCAGTGGTTCAAGAACAAACAACTGTTGTCTGGTCAGAGCAGATGGCTCAAACAGCTTATGACAGGGAGCTTGAAGCGCAAGGTTTCGAGTCCTTTCTTGACATTGCAGAGAGTCACAGGGACAAATACAAGGAGAAGATGAGAAGTCTCATGAACTATTATGAAGCAGCGACTGAAGATGAAATACTGACTGGTAACCTCCGAAACCGTGCAGCCTATCTGCAGCGCGATAATAGGAGGTATTTTGACTTGAAGGATCGAATCTTGCTGTCACTCAAGACCCTACAGAAGGAAGCGAAAGGATGGTTTGAAAGCAGCTGCAAGGTGAGTGAGCAGCAGCAGTTGGCCTCAGCATGGTACCATGTGACTTACAACTCATCTTATTTCCAGAAAGACATGAACTGCCTGAGCTTTCCATGGATTGTGGGCGACATTCTGGTCAACATCAAGTCTCTGAATAGCCGAAGAAACCGCACGGTTACAAGTGCATAA